Proteins encoded by one window of Streptomyces sp. NBC_01477:
- a CDS encoding chaplin, giving the protein MAMGVATPAFASSDATGAAIGSPGVLSGNLIQVPVHVPLNLCGNTVNIIALLNPTFGNTCVNAD; this is encoded by the coding sequence ATGGCGATGGGCGTCGCCACCCCGGCGTTCGCCAGCTCCGACGCGACCGGTGCCGCCATCGGCTCCCCGGGCGTGCTGTCCGGCAACCTGATCCAGGTGCCGGTGCACGTGCCGCTCAACCTGTGCGGCAACACCGTCAACATCATCGCGCTGCTGAACCCGACGTTCGGCAACACCTGCGTCAACGCCGACTGA
- a CDS encoding chaplin, which produces MRRQILSRSLLTVAAASSILAVTGGYANADSDAQGALNGSPHSADAHSPEADVPAGTHSYGATAESDTHGSPGVLSGNSVNIPVQAPVNVCGNSVDVAALLNAVSGNSCANGEVPATPVVPGPRHAKPPVTTPEVHTQLAETGASRGAVGAATGAGAALLLSGAMLYRRSTRTARIQRTYS; this is translated from the coding sequence ATGCGACGACAGATTCTGAGCCGGAGTCTGCTCACCGTTGCTGCCGCGAGCAGCATCCTCGCCGTGACGGGAGGCTATGCGAACGCGGACTCCGACGCACAGGGCGCCCTGAACGGATCACCCCATTCGGCCGACGCCCATTCGCCGGAAGCCGATGTGCCGGCCGGTACCCATTCGTACGGAGCCACCGCGGAAAGCGACACGCACGGCTCGCCGGGAGTGCTGTCGGGAAACAGTGTGAATATCCCGGTCCAGGCGCCGGTGAACGTGTGCGGGAACTCCGTGGACGTGGCCGCGCTGCTCAATGCCGTGAGCGGGAATTCCTGTGCCAACGGCGAGGTGCCCGCCACCCCCGTGGTGCCGGGACCGCGGCACGCCAAGCCCCCCGTCACCACGCCCGAGGTGCACACACAGCTCGCGGAGACCGGCGCGTCGCGGGGCGCGGTGGGCGCGGCGACCGGCGCGGGAGCCGCGCTCCTGCTCAGCGGCGCGATGCTCTATCGGCGTTCGACCCGTACCGCGCGTATTCAGCGCACGTATTCCTGA